From a single Miscanthus floridulus cultivar M001 chromosome 8, ASM1932011v1, whole genome shotgun sequence genomic region:
- the LOC136471361 gene encoding uncharacterized protein, which produces MSPSSSSSSMGGSLALAAATAVAFSGSLVIFSLCRAHLSHGAEPEPEEGATEHALRPCIIVVRYEITRPVALLLLVGGACFFRLRRTGFSQLCSLLAAAHAERRTRGGKAKARRRRGERRVRFAADVVDNEGAPPARRHPPAATAAASSTSSSSSASSASTCRDAAGSEDRMMPANREALYRGMLRDRSAHRFTCSY; this is translated from the coding sequence AtgtctccctcctcctcctcctcgtcgatgGGAGGCTCcctcgcgctcgccgccgccacggccgtcGCGTTCTCCGGCTCCCTCGTCATCTTCTCGCTCTGCCGCGCGCACCTCTCCCACGGCGCcgagccggagccggaggaggGCGCCACGGAACACGCCTTGCGCCCCTGCATCATCGTCGTCAGGTACGAGATAACGAGACCcgtcgctcttcttcttctcgtcgGCGGCGCTTGTTTTTTTCGCTTGCGGCGGACGGGATTCTCACAGCTCTGTTCCTTGCTCGCCGCTGCGCACGCAGAGAGGCGGACGCGCGGGGGGAAGGCGAAGGCGAGGAGACGCAGGGGCGAGAGACGGGTGCGGTTCGCGGCCGATGTCGTCGACAATGAGGGCgcaccgcccgcccgccgccacccgccggctgccaccgccgccgcgtcgtcaacgtcgtcgtcgtcgtcggcgtcgtcgGCGTCCACCTGCAGGGACGCGGCGGGGTCGGAGGACCGCATGATGCCGGCCAACCGGGAGGCGCTCTACCGCGGCATGCTCCGCGACCGCTCCGCGCACCGGTTCACCTGCTCCTACTGA